DNA from Microvirga ossetica:
ATCGGCTCCGGCAAGGGCAAGACCGGCGGTCGCGGCGTGAAGGGACAGAAGTCCCGTACCGGCGTGTCCATCAAGGGCTTCGAAGGCGGTCAGATGCCTCTGCACCGTCGTCTGCCGAAGCGCGGCTTCAACAAGCCCAACGCGATCGAGCTGAACGAGGTCAATGTCGGCCGCATCCAGCAGGCCATCGAGGCCGGCAAGCTCGATACGGGCGCTGCCGTCACCGTCGAGTCGCTGGTTGCCGCCGGTGTGGTCTCCAAGCCGCGCGACGGCGTGAAGATCCTCGGTGTCGGCGAGCTCAAGGCGAAGCTGTCCTTCCAGGTCCATGGCGCGTCGAAGTCGGCCGTCGAGGCGATCGAGAAGGCTGGTGGCTCGGTCACCCTGCTGGGTGCCGTTGCGCAGGCGTGAGCCAGCGCCCACATTGACTAAGATCCAGGCGGCGGCCCGCGTCTGATCGCGTGGCCGCCGTTTGCGTGATGACCGTCACGTATCAAGTATTTCGGGGACACCACTATGGCCTCAGCAGCCGAGCAACTTGCGGCAAACATCAATTTCGGCGCCATCGCAAAGGCCGATGAGCTGAAAAAGCGCATCTGGTTCACCTTGGGCGCGCTCATCGTCTACCGTCTCGGCACCTACATCCCGCTCCCCGGCATCGACCCGGAAGCTCTCCGGCAGAGCTTCCAGGGCGCCAGCGGCGGTGTGCTCGGCCTTTTCAACATGTTCTCGGGCGGCGCCGTGGAGCGCATGGCCATCTTCGCCCTGAACATCATGCCGTACATCTCGGCCTCCATCATCATTCAGCTTCTCACCTCCGTTCTGCCCTCGCTCGAGGCGCTCAAGAAGGAAGGAGAGGCGGGCCGTAAGATCCTGAACCAGTACACCCGCTATCTCACGGTGATGCTGGCCGTGTTCCAGTCCTGGGGCATCGCGGTCGGCTTGCAGAGCTCCGGCACA
Protein-coding regions in this window:
- the rplO gene encoding 50S ribosomal protein L15, with translation MKLNEIRDNEGSTKNRMRVGRGIGSGKGKTGGRGVKGQKSRTGVSIKGFEGGQMPLHRRLPKRGFNKPNAIELNEVNVGRIQQAIEAGKLDTGAAVTVESLVAAGVVSKPRDGVKILGVGELKAKLSFQVHGASKSAVEAIEKAGGSVTLLGAVAQA